A single Candidatus Goldiibacteriota bacterium DNA region contains:
- the rpsG gene encoding 30S ribosomal protein S7 — MPRKKRTVKREIKADSKYNSLIIAKLINCIMYQGRKSAAESIVYGALEYIDKKGKNSMEVFKTAIENIKPLMELKSRRIGGANYQIPVEVNTDRRQSLAIRWLINATRDRKEKSMVERLALELLAAEQNQGGAMKKKDDTHKMAEANKAFAHYRW, encoded by the coding sequence CAAGGAAAAAAAGAACAGTAAAAAGGGAAATTAAAGCAGATTCAAAATATAACAGTCTGATTATTGCCAAGCTTATCAACTGCATAATGTATCAGGGCAGAAAAAGCGCCGCGGAATCAATTGTTTATGGAGCGCTTGAATACATTGATAAAAAGGGTAAAAATTCCATGGAAGTTTTCAAAACGGCCATAGAGAATATAAAGCCTTTAATGGAACTTAAATCAAGAAGGATCGGCGGTGCGAACTATCAGATACCTGTTGAAGTCAACACTGACCGCAGGCAGTCTCTTGCAATCAGATGGCTTATTAATGCCACGCGTGACCGCAAGGAAAAATCCATGGTTGAAAGGCTTGCGCTTGAATTACTGGCTGCAGAGCAGAACCAGGGCGGAGCAATGAAGAAAAAGGATGATACGCATAAAATGGCTGAAGCCAACAAGGCGTTTGCCCATTACAGGTGGTAG